One stretch of Streptomyces agglomeratus DNA includes these proteins:
- a CDS encoding peptidase inhibitor family I36 protein — protein MRTTVPMLRTTVLAAGALAVTALLPQPAQAGPPRLGTCAPGELCLWQKPDFKGARQTHELSVVDIESCVPLPPGTDAQAVANRTGRPVTTYQSAECAETGEFETYPGGGTWVPQSPYRVRAFKVWEN, from the coding sequence ATGCGCACGACCGTTCCGATGCTGCGTACGACCGTCCTCGCGGCCGGCGCCCTGGCCGTCACCGCACTGCTGCCGCAGCCCGCCCAGGCCGGGCCGCCGCGCCTCGGCACCTGCGCGCCCGGCGAGCTCTGCCTGTGGCAGAAGCCGGACTTCAAGGGGGCGCGCCAGACCCACGAACTGTCCGTCGTCGACATCGAGAGCTGCGTTCCGCTCCCGCCCGGCACCGACGCCCAGGCCGTCGCCAACCGCACCGGGCGGCCGGTCACGACGTACCAGTCAGCCGAGTGCGCCGAAACGGGAGAATTCGAGACATACCCCGGCGGCGGGACCTGGGTGCCCCAATCGCCGTACCGCGTACGGGCGTTCAAAGTGTGGGAGAACTGA
- a CDS encoding MerR family transcriptional regulator: MTVTETVPARTDSCATEPRPHPRPEGRDHYTISEVAAHTGLTAYTLRWYERIGLMPHVDRSHTGQRRFTNRDLDWLAFVGKLRLTGMPVADMVRYAELLREGEHTFEERQELLESTRRDVRARIDELRDTLAVLDYKIDFYADARRASERV, encoded by the coding sequence ATGACCGTGACGGAAACCGTCCCCGCACGCACCGATTCCTGCGCCACCGAGCCCCGCCCGCACCCCCGTCCCGAGGGCCGGGACCATTACACGATCAGCGAGGTCGCCGCGCACACCGGCCTCACGGCGTACACCCTGCGCTGGTACGAGCGGATCGGGCTGATGCCGCACGTCGACCGCTCGCACACCGGCCAGCGGCGCTTCACCAACCGGGACCTGGACTGGCTCGCGTTCGTCGGCAAGCTGCGGCTGACCGGCATGCCGGTGGCGGACATGGTCAGGTACGCCGAACTGCTGCGGGAGGGCGAGCACACCTTCGAGGAGCGGCAGGAGCTGCTGGAGTCCACGCGCCGGGACGTACGGGCGCGCATCGACGAACTGCGGGACACGCTCGCCGTACTGGACTACAAGATCGACTTTTACGCGGACGCCCGGAGGGCGTCGGAGAGGGTCTGA
- a CDS encoding alpha/beta hydrolase, with product MTSFDSSPTLNAWRALLALAVVFVLLATTGWTAIRHHNGDSDLRGASLAAWARDRVDGRALPAAGSAPERLARFFAGLTASQRARLVDRHPLVVGNLNGVPLTLRYRANHLALTQARAVERERMHDERLTPAGRQTAGRRMHRFASLMGEGRQILAFDPDGSGRVAEVFGDLGRAERVSVVVPGVDTNVVNFERTRRKYTAPVGMAKSLYAAERAASPRTRTAVIAWADYTSPVGVGMDAAIGRLARDGSKRLGSLVRALPGDSKVSLFCHSYGSVVCGVAAGALPSRVSDIAVAGSPGMRVESAKELGTGARVWAARDRDDWIQDVPYLEVGGLGHGADPMTPEFGARVVSAAGAVGHTGYFEPGTESLSNFAGIGVGSYSTVSCAGGDGACRSGISGAEAN from the coding sequence GTGACTTCCTTCGACTCCTCCCCCACCCTCAACGCATGGCGCGCGCTGCTCGCTCTCGCCGTGGTGTTCGTCCTGCTGGCCACCACGGGCTGGACCGCGATACGCCACCACAACGGCGACTCCGACCTCCGAGGCGCGTCGTTGGCCGCCTGGGCGCGGGACCGCGTCGACGGCCGCGCGTTGCCGGCGGCCGGGTCGGCGCCCGAGCGGCTGGCCCGTTTCTTCGCCGGACTCACGGCTTCCCAGCGCGCCCGGCTCGTAGACCGCCACCCGCTGGTCGTGGGCAACCTCAACGGCGTCCCGCTCACCCTCCGCTACCGGGCCAATCACCTGGCCCTCACGCAGGCACGGGCGGTCGAGCGGGAGCGCATGCACGACGAACGTCTGACTCCCGCAGGCCGTCAGACGGCGGGGCGCAGGATGCACCGCTTCGCGTCGCTGATGGGCGAGGGGCGGCAGATCCTCGCGTTCGACCCCGACGGCTCCGGCCGGGTCGCGGAGGTCTTCGGCGACCTCGGGCGCGCCGAGCGGGTCTCGGTCGTGGTCCCCGGTGTCGACACCAACGTGGTCAACTTCGAGCGGACGCGCCGCAAGTACACCGCGCCGGTCGGCATGGCGAAGTCGCTGTACGCCGCCGAGCGCGCCGCGTCGCCCCGTACCCGTACCGCCGTCATCGCCTGGGCCGACTACACCTCGCCCGTGGGCGTCGGCATGGACGCGGCCATCGGCAGGCTCGCCCGGGACGGGTCGAAGCGGCTCGGCTCCCTCGTGCGGGCGCTGCCCGGAGACTCGAAGGTGTCGCTCTTCTGCCACAGCTACGGCTCGGTGGTGTGCGGAGTCGCCGCCGGCGCGTTGCCGTCCAGGGTCTCCGACATCGCGGTCGCGGGCAGTCCGGGCATGCGGGTCGAGAGCGCGAAGGAACTGGGTACCGGGGCGCGGGTGTGGGCCGCCCGCGACAGGGACGACTGGATCCAGGACGTGCCCTACCTGGAGGTCGGCGGGCTCGGGCACGGCGCCGATCCCATGACGCCGGAGTTCGGGGCGCGGGTCGTCTCGGCCGCCGGCGCGGTGGGACATACCGGCTATTTCGAGCCGGGTACGGAAAGCCTGAGCAACTTCGCCGGCATAGGCGTCGGCTCGTACTCCACCGTCAGCTGCGCGGGCGGCGACGGAGCCTGCCGGAGTGGAATTTCCGGCGCGGAAGCGAACTGA
- a CDS encoding acyltransferase family protein, translating to MKALAIKAQAVRIDARTPAHRDRAVDGLRALALLAVPVGHWMLGGFTPDDDGALHNASPLATFGFFAPVSWVLQMLGIFFLVGGYASVLSYRRHQGPPGEWLRGRIVRLGRPVLGVTAVWAAMLPVLYATGVPGATLRTGSTLVIQPLWFVGVYVAVTALTPYCVRASRRMGAWAAAPLIASVAVVDFLRYGPYADAVPSWLSLLNLLPGWLFAYQLGVCWGEKRIGRRGAAVLLAGGAVLFALLLVVFHYPASMVGVPGETRTNSHPPSLLVLALAAAQSGAAILLRDRIGRLLRRPALWAPVVVINLSAMTILCWHQTAMLAAAVPASFLGTVPGLTGAPDSLGWILARVAWLPVFAGLLLLIGRYARAFEAPWGNVTAARRAVAGLLAAGFAVFALGLA from the coding sequence ATGAAGGCTCTGGCGATAAAGGCCCAGGCAGTGCGCATCGACGCACGGACCCCAGCCCACCGCGACCGGGCCGTCGACGGTCTGCGCGCCCTGGCGCTGCTCGCGGTGCCGGTCGGCCACTGGATGCTCGGCGGCTTCACGCCGGACGACGACGGCGCCCTGCACAATGCGAGCCCGCTCGCCACGTTCGGGTTCTTCGCGCCCGTGAGCTGGGTGCTCCAGATGCTGGGGATCTTCTTCCTGGTCGGCGGCTACGCGTCCGTCCTGTCGTACCGCCGTCACCAGGGCCCGCCCGGCGAGTGGCTGCGCGGCCGGATCGTGCGGCTCGGCCGGCCGGTGCTCGGCGTGACCGCCGTGTGGGCGGCGATGCTGCCGGTGCTGTACGCGACGGGGGTGCCCGGCGCGACGCTGCGGACCGGGTCGACGCTGGTGATCCAGCCCCTGTGGTTCGTGGGGGTGTACGTCGCGGTGACGGCGCTGACGCCGTACTGCGTCCGCGCCTCGCGGAGGATGGGCGCCTGGGCCGCCGCACCGCTCATCGCCTCCGTGGCGGTGGTCGACTTCCTGCGGTACGGGCCGTACGCCGACGCCGTGCCGTCGTGGCTGAGCCTGCTGAACCTGCTGCCGGGCTGGCTGTTCGCGTACCAACTCGGCGTCTGCTGGGGCGAGAAGCGCATCGGCCGGCGCGGTGCGGCGGTGCTGCTGGCCGGTGGGGCGGTGCTGTTCGCCTTGCTGCTGGTGGTGTTCCACTATCCGGCGTCGATGGTCGGCGTACCGGGAGAGACCCGTACCAACTCGCACCCGCCGTCCCTGCTGGTGCTGGCCCTCGCGGCGGCGCAGAGCGGTGCGGCGATCCTGCTGCGCGACCGGATAGGGCGGCTGCTGCGCAGGCCGGCGCTGTGGGCGCCGGTCGTCGTGATCAACCTGTCGGCGATGACGATCCTGTGCTGGCACCAGACGGCGATGCTCGCCGCGGCCGTCCCCGCCTCGTTCCTCGGTACGGTTCCGGGCCTGACCGGGGCGCCGGACTCGCTCGGCTGGATCCTGGCGAGGGTCGCGTGGCTGCCCGTGTTCGCGGGGCTGCTGCTCCTGATCGGGCGGTACGCGCGGGCGTTCGAGGCGCCGTGGGGAAACGTGACGGCGGCCCGGCGCGCGGTGGCGGGGCTGCTGGCGGCGGGGTTCGCGGTGTTCGCGCTGGGGCTGGCGTGA
- a CDS encoding GNAT family N-acetyltransferase — translation MNPARRANAADAAEVLRLRQVMIDSVHGGDPSTDWHAESLPTVRRKLADPDGNFAAFVVHDPGRPGALAALAAGTVEYRIGRSGNPHGSVGQLFSVATDPAHRRRGHARACVEALLDWFRERGAGSVDLNASAEAEPLYASLGFVRKPDPSMRLTL, via the coding sequence ATGAATCCCGCACGCCGCGCCAACGCCGCGGACGCCGCCGAAGTGCTCCGTCTGCGTCAAGTCATGATCGACTCCGTGCACGGCGGTGACCCGTCCACGGACTGGCACGCCGAGTCCCTTCCGACGGTACGGAGGAAGCTCGCCGACCCGGACGGGAACTTCGCCGCCTTCGTCGTCCACGACCCCGGCCGGCCCGGCGCGCTGGCCGCGCTCGCGGCCGGAACGGTCGAGTACCGCATCGGGCGCTCCGGCAATCCCCACGGCTCGGTCGGACAGCTCTTCAGCGTCGCCACCGACCCCGCCCACCGCCGCCGGGGTCACGCCCGCGCGTGCGTCGAGGCGCTGCTCGACTGGTTCCGCGAGCGCGGCGCGGGGAGCGTCGACCTCAACGCGTCAGCCGAGGCGGAGCCGCTCTACGCCTCGCTGGGCTTCGTGCGCAAGCCCGACCCCTCCATGCGGCTCAC
- a CDS encoding aldo/keto reductase: MSDDNKIDKVRLGTGGPEVGVQGLGCMGMSFAYGPTDADEARATLERALELGITLYDTADAYAVGENERFLAPFFQAHRDEVVVATKFALSVDPADPTKRIIRNDPAYIRQCVEGSLQRLGVDEIDLYYMHRRDVNVPIEESVGAMAELVREGKVKHLGLSEVTGGELRAAQAVHPIAAVQSEWSLFSRDIEAGVVPAARELGVALVPYSPLGRGFLTGAFTSAERDLTEDDFRRNQPRFTGDNAAVNASLLDPVRKLAEGRNATLGQVALAWVQQQASVHGLAVVPIPGTRSRIRVEENAAATRLLLTDSEMELLEPIASQVAGGRYADMTFTSAGRE; the protein is encoded by the coding sequence ATGAGCGACGACAACAAGATCGACAAGGTCCGACTGGGAACCGGTGGGCCGGAGGTCGGCGTACAGGGCCTCGGCTGCATGGGCATGAGCTTCGCCTACGGACCCACGGACGCCGACGAGGCGCGGGCCACGCTGGAGCGGGCGCTCGAACTGGGCATCACCCTCTACGACACGGCGGACGCGTACGCGGTCGGCGAGAACGAGAGGTTCCTCGCGCCGTTCTTCCAGGCGCACCGCGACGAGGTCGTCGTCGCGACGAAGTTCGCGCTGTCGGTGGACCCGGCCGACCCGACGAAGCGGATCATCCGCAACGACCCGGCGTACATCCGCCAGTGCGTCGAGGGCAGCCTCCAGCGCCTCGGCGTTGACGAGATCGACCTCTACTACATGCACCGGCGTGACGTGAACGTCCCCATCGAGGAGTCGGTCGGCGCGATGGCCGAGCTGGTGCGCGAGGGCAAGGTCAAGCACCTCGGGCTGAGCGAGGTGACCGGCGGCGAGCTGCGGGCCGCACAGGCCGTGCACCCGATCGCGGCCGTGCAGTCCGAGTGGTCGCTGTTCAGCCGCGACATCGAGGCAGGCGTCGTACCGGCGGCCCGCGAGCTCGGCGTCGCCCTGGTGCCGTACTCCCCGCTCGGCCGCGGCTTCCTCACCGGCGCGTTCACCAGCGCCGAGAGGGACCTCACCGAGGACGACTTCCGCCGGAACCAGCCCCGCTTCACCGGCGACAACGCTGCCGTGAACGCCTCGCTGCTCGACCCGGTGCGCAAGCTGGCCGAGGGCCGCAACGCCACGCTCGGGCAGGTGGCGCTCGCCTGGGTGCAGCAGCAGGCGAGCGTGCACGGACTCGCGGTCGTACCGATCCCGGGAACCCGCAGCCGCATCCGGGTCGAGGAGAACGCGGCGGCGACGCGGCTGCTGCTCACCGACAGCGAGATGGAGCTGCTCGAACCGATCGCGAGCCAGGTCGCGGGCGGCCGGTACGCGGACATGACGTTCACTTCGGCGGGGCGCGAGTAG
- a CDS encoding MFS transporter: MTSQTTIDKTPPPRDPAPAPAKGLRGHPWLTLFSVAIGVMMVALDGTIVAIANPAIQKDLGASLADVQWITNGYLLALAVALITAGKLGDRFGHRQTFLIGIAGFALASGAIGLSSEISLVIAFRVLQGLFGALLMPAALGLLRATFPAEKLNMAIGIWGMVIGASTAGGPIVGGLLVEHVNWQSVFFINVPVGVVALVFGLVILKDHRAANAPRSFDIPGIVLLSGAMFAMVWGIIKAGEWGWDSPSTWAWLGASVALFVVFAVWETKVKEPLIPLAMFRSVPLSAGVVLMVLMAIAFMGGLFFVTFFLQGVHGMSPVDSGLHLLPLTGMMIVSSPLAGVLITKFGPRVPLVGGMVATAAAMFGMTTLTADTSTLMMSLWFGLLGLGLAPVMVGATEVIVGNAPMELSGVAGGLQQAAMQVGGALGTAVLGAIMSSKVSADFAGNWKEAGIPIPADPKLEEAAEFASVPTKELAKAGLEQPLIDKIGGVIHDTFVSGMHLAFTVAGIVAVVAALVATLTKRGENADAAAGGAHI, encoded by the coding sequence ATGACTAGTCAGACCACCATCGACAAGACGCCGCCGCCGCGGGATCCCGCGCCCGCGCCGGCCAAAGGGCTCCGGGGCCACCCCTGGCTGACGCTCTTCTCCGTGGCGATCGGCGTGATGATGGTCGCGCTCGACGGCACGATCGTCGCGATCGCCAACCCCGCCATCCAGAAGGACCTCGGCGCCTCCCTCGCCGACGTGCAGTGGATCACCAACGGCTACCTGCTGGCGCTCGCCGTCGCCCTGATCACCGCGGGCAAGCTCGGCGACCGCTTCGGCCACCGCCAGACCTTCCTCATAGGCATCGCGGGCTTCGCTCTCGCCTCCGGCGCCATCGGCCTCTCCAGCGAGATCTCCCTGGTCATCGCCTTCCGGGTACTCCAGGGACTGTTCGGCGCGCTCCTGATGCCGGCCGCGCTCGGCCTGCTGCGCGCCACCTTCCCGGCCGAGAAGCTGAACATGGCCATCGGCATCTGGGGCATGGTCATCGGCGCGTCCACGGCCGGTGGCCCGATCGTCGGCGGTCTGCTCGTCGAGCACGTCAACTGGCAGTCGGTGTTCTTCATCAACGTGCCCGTCGGCGTCGTCGCGCTGGTCTTCGGCCTGGTGATCCTCAAGGACCACCGCGCGGCCAACGCCCCGCGCTCCTTCGACATCCCCGGCATCGTGCTGCTCTCCGGCGCGATGTTCGCCATGGTCTGGGGCATCATCAAGGCCGGTGAGTGGGGCTGGGACAGCCCCAGCACGTGGGCCTGGCTGGGCGCTTCCGTCGCCCTCTTCGTCGTCTTCGCGGTCTGGGAGACGAAGGTGAAGGAACCGCTCATCCCGCTCGCGATGTTCCGGTCCGTCCCGCTCTCCGCGGGCGTCGTCCTCATGGTGCTCATGGCCATCGCCTTCATGGGCGGCCTGTTCTTCGTGACGTTCTTCCTCCAGGGCGTGCACGGCATGAGCCCGGTCGACAGCGGCCTGCACCTGCTGCCGCTGACCGGCATGATGATCGTCTCCTCGCCGCTGGCGGGCGTGCTCATCACCAAGTTCGGCCCCCGCGTCCCGCTGGTCGGCGGCATGGTCGCCACGGCCGCCGCCATGTTCGGCATGACCACGCTCACGGCCGACACGAGCACGCTGATGATGTCGCTGTGGTTCGGCCTCCTCGGCCTCGGCCTCGCGCCGGTCATGGTCGGCGCCACCGAGGTCATCGTCGGCAACGCGCCCATGGAGCTCTCCGGCGTCGCGGGCGGACTCCAGCAGGCCGCCATGCAGGTCGGCGGCGCGCTCGGCACCGCGGTCCTCGGCGCGATCATGTCCTCGAAGGTCAGTGCGGACTTCGCCGGCAACTGGAAGGAAGCGGGCATCCCGATCCCGGCCGACCCCAAGCTGGAGGAGGCGGCCGAGTTCGCCTCCGTACCGACCAAGGAACTGGCCAAGGCCGGCCTGGAACAGCCCCTGATCGACAAGATCGGTGGCGTCATCCATGACACGTTCGTGTCGGGCATGCACCTCGCCTTCACCGTCGCCGGCATCGTCGCGGTCGTGGCGGCGCTCGTCGCCACCCTGACCAAGCGCGGCGAGAACGCGGACGCGGCCGCGGGCGGCGCCCACATCTGA
- a CDS encoding TetR family transcriptional regulator has protein sequence MTEQQATGASTAGLRERKKQRTRDALLRVALELFTTQGYERTTVDEIADAVDVSQRTFFRYFASKEEVAFAVQEMVESHFVAELLVRPPEERPFAAMRNAVLCAWNTIGEAIEAVVPVELHMRTYLMIESTPALLAAHLRRSTELEERTARIVADREGVDLDADPRPRIAVAAFTGVMRVTGRLWGQGEDASMESIRSLTELYLDHLEPALAADWRAPARTPGAPGAHEE, from the coding sequence ATGACCGAGCAGCAGGCGACCGGCGCGTCGACGGCGGGGCTGCGCGAGCGCAAGAAGCAGCGCACCCGCGACGCCCTCCTGCGGGTCGCGCTGGAGCTCTTCACCACCCAGGGGTACGAGCGCACGACCGTCGACGAGATCGCCGACGCCGTCGACGTCTCCCAGCGCACCTTCTTCCGCTACTTCGCCAGCAAGGAGGAAGTCGCCTTCGCCGTCCAGGAGATGGTGGAGTCGCACTTCGTGGCGGAACTGCTCGTACGGCCCCCGGAGGAGCGCCCGTTCGCCGCCATGCGCAACGCCGTGCTGTGCGCATGGAACACCATCGGCGAGGCGATCGAAGCCGTCGTGCCGGTCGAACTGCACATGCGCACCTACCTGATGATCGAGTCGACGCCCGCCCTGCTCGCGGCGCATCTCCGCCGCTCCACCGAGCTGGAGGAGCGGACCGCCCGGATCGTCGCCGACCGCGAGGGCGTCGACCTCGACGCCGACCCGCGGCCGCGCATCGCCGTCGCGGCGTTCACCGGCGTCATGCGGGTGACGGGGCGGCTGTGGGGGCAGGGCGAGGACGCCAGCATGGAGTCCATCAGGTCCCTGACCGAGCTCTACCTGGACCACCTCGAACCGGCGCTCGCCGCGGACTGGCGCGCTCCGGCGCGTACGCCGGGAGCGCCGGGCGCACACGAAGAGTGA
- a CDS encoding DUF4429 domain-containing protein: MGDVLAGIHATWEFESDSVLIRFERGIRTPKLFQALGERRVPHEALALVTLTPGKRGTVVLHAIPRPGADPLMEAAAGQLRDGSDPYRLVLPAEREMLAEYYADELRALLGPEAALPAEKFLVAAPQAPLHFKAYDGKASFDGSRVSFRWFWTGASSAKWKAGDQSFPVQELHGVEWRSPDVFDGYLRLLRRGGGLGAPAAQPAQADQDPAAVVFGLGYGPVHESLPFAAAVLGAVRTGSAAPDHLVPAEPVPVPVAARRDPADIAERIRHLGDLREAGLVTDEEFTAKKAELLAEL, encoded by the coding sequence ATGGGTGATGTGCTGGCCGGAATTCATGCCACCTGGGAGTTCGAGAGCGACTCCGTGCTCATCCGCTTCGAACGGGGGATCCGCACGCCGAAGCTGTTCCAGGCGCTCGGCGAAAGACGCGTCCCGCACGAGGCGCTGGCGTTGGTGACCCTGACGCCGGGGAAGCGCGGCACAGTCGTTCTGCACGCGATCCCGCGACCGGGTGCCGACCCGCTGATGGAGGCCGCGGCGGGGCAACTGCGGGACGGCTCCGACCCGTACCGGCTGGTGCTGCCGGCGGAGCGCGAGATGCTCGCCGAGTACTACGCCGACGAGCTGCGCGCCCTGCTCGGCCCAGAGGCGGCGCTGCCGGCCGAGAAGTTCCTGGTGGCCGCCCCGCAGGCGCCACTGCACTTCAAGGCGTACGACGGCAAGGCGTCCTTCGACGGGTCGCGGGTGTCCTTCCGCTGGTTCTGGACGGGTGCGTCCTCCGCGAAGTGGAAGGCGGGCGACCAGAGTTTCCCCGTGCAGGAGCTGCACGGCGTCGAGTGGCGTTCCCCCGACGTATTCGACGGGTACCTGCGGCTGCTGCGGCGCGGCGGCGGCCTGGGCGCGCCCGCGGCGCAGCCGGCCCAGGCCGACCAGGATCCGGCCGCCGTCGTCTTCGGCCTCGGGTACGGCCCGGTGCACGAGTCGCTGCCGTTCGCCGCGGCGGTGCTCGGGGCGGTGCGCACCGGGAGTGCGGCCCCGGACCACCTGGTGCCTGCCGAACCCGTGCCGGTGCCCGTCGCGGCGCGGCGCGACCCGGCGGACATCGCCGAACGGATCCGGCACCTCGGCGATCTGCGCGAGGCGGGCCTGGTCACGGACGAGGAGTTCACGGCGAAGAAGGCGGAACTGCTCGCGGAGCTCTAG
- a CDS encoding sensor histidine kinase — translation MTPPSAPPPPADGLLAAGRRNLRALAHAVSHPSHPPTPLFADAPKRWQRLLPYVVVVALVATFLPLTITVLTDYGMSGGLAGAIAAVQTVPLLMIAHRPLQAWWIILPADVVGGLFALGGPASQSSWPWTPSVIVAYLFLMLALALRETRQTLIGVWLVTGAAGAVLGRLFPGESDGTNVLLLVLSAVVLVIGGALRERGEAQRRLVEQETISEAERAHRTLLEERTRIARELHDVVAHHMSVITVQADSAPYRVGGLPPEAQAEFASIAASARESLTEMRRLLSVLRSEDATGERAPQPGLDRLQQLVEATVRAGVPAGLSLTAGLAEPGRLPQTIDLSAYRIVQEALANVVRHAPGADTRVSVSSDGTDLTVLVVNGPPAGPASPVEAGGAGGHGLVGMRERVRLTGGTLDTGPLPDGGFRVAARLPLGTKEPVSP, via the coding sequence ATGACCCCACCCTCCGCTCCCCCGCCCCCCGCCGACGGTCTCCTCGCCGCCGGGCGACGCAATCTGCGTGCCCTCGCGCACGCCGTGTCGCACCCCTCGCACCCGCCGACGCCCTTGTTCGCCGATGCGCCGAAGCGGTGGCAGAGGCTGCTGCCGTACGTCGTGGTGGTCGCGCTCGTCGCCACCTTCCTCCCCCTCACGATCACCGTCCTCACCGACTACGGCATGTCCGGCGGGCTGGCCGGGGCCATCGCCGCCGTGCAGACCGTTCCGCTGCTGATGATCGCCCACCGGCCCCTCCAGGCGTGGTGGATCATCCTGCCCGCCGATGTGGTCGGCGGGCTGTTCGCGCTGGGCGGGCCCGCCTCGCAGAGCTCCTGGCCGTGGACCCCGTCCGTCATCGTGGCGTATCTGTTCCTCATGCTCGCGCTCGCGCTGCGCGAGACGCGCCAGACCCTCATCGGTGTCTGGCTCGTCACCGGCGCGGCCGGCGCTGTCCTCGGCCGGCTCTTCCCCGGGGAGAGCGACGGTACGAACGTTCTCCTGCTCGTGCTCAGCGCGGTGGTCCTCGTCATCGGCGGGGCACTGCGCGAGCGCGGTGAGGCGCAGCGGCGGCTCGTCGAGCAGGAGACCATCAGCGAGGCGGAGCGCGCCCACCGCACGCTGCTCGAAGAGCGCACCCGTATCGCCCGCGAACTGCACGACGTCGTCGCCCACCACATGTCGGTGATCACGGTGCAGGCGGACTCCGCGCCGTACCGCGTCGGCGGCCTCCCGCCCGAGGCACAGGCGGAGTTCGCCTCCATCGCCGCGAGCGCGCGCGAGTCGCTGACCGAGATGCGCCGGCTCCTGTCGGTGCTGCGCAGCGAGGACGCCACGGGTGAGCGCGCCCCGCAGCCCGGCCTCGACCGGCTCCAGCAGCTCGTCGAGGCGACGGTACGGGCGGGGGTCCCGGCCGGGCTGTCCCTCACCGCGGGTCTCGCCGAACCCGGCCGACTGCCGCAGACCATCGACCTCTCCGCCTACCGCATCGTCCAGGAGGCCCTGGCCAACGTGGTGCGTCACGCACCCGGCGCCGACACCCGCGTCTCCGTCTCCAGCGACGGCACGGACCTCACCGTCCTCGTCGTCAACGGCCCTCCCGCTGGGCCGGCTTCGCCCGTGGAGGCCGGCGGGGCGGGCGGACACGGACTCGTGGGCATGCGTGAACGCGTACGGTTGACCGGCGGCACGCTCGACACCGGCCCGCTGCCCGACGGCGGCTTCCGGGTCGCCGCCCGGCTTCCCCTCGGCACGAAGGAACCCGTCTCCCCATGA
- a CDS encoding response regulator codes for MTIRVIIVDDQAMVRAGFAALLSAQSDIDVVGEAPDGRQGIEVGRATHPDVVLMDVRMPELDGLAAARELLDPPPGVVHRPKVLMLTTFDVDDYVYEALRAGASGFLLKDAPPADLISAVRVVAAGDALLAPSVTRRLIADFAQQRPAPRKDPSLRLNGLTPRETEVLELIARGLSNQEIAAALVLAEQTVKTHIGRVLAKLDLRDRAQAVIFAYESGLVSPGA; via the coding sequence ATGACCATCCGCGTGATCATCGTCGACGACCAGGCCATGGTGCGGGCGGGGTTCGCCGCGCTGCTGTCGGCGCAGAGCGACATCGACGTGGTCGGCGAGGCACCGGACGGGCGGCAGGGGATCGAGGTCGGCCGGGCCACCCACCCCGACGTGGTCCTCATGGACGTCCGCATGCCGGAGTTGGACGGGCTCGCGGCGGCGCGCGAGCTGCTGGACCCGCCGCCCGGCGTCGTCCACCGGCCGAAGGTCCTGATGCTCACCACGTTCGACGTGGACGACTACGTGTACGAGGCGCTGCGCGCCGGGGCGTCCGGATTCCTGCTCAAGGACGCACCCCCGGCGGACCTGATCTCGGCGGTACGGGTGGTGGCGGCCGGAGACGCGCTGCTGGCGCCGTCGGTGACCCGGCGTCTGATCGCGGACTTCGCGCAGCAGCGGCCGGCTCCGCGCAAGGACCCGTCGCTGCGGCTCAACGGGCTCACGCCGCGCGAGACGGAGGTCCTGGAGCTGATCGCGCGCGGGCTGTCGAACCAGGAGATCGCGGCGGCGCTGGTCCTGGCCGAGCAGACGGTGAAGACGCACATCGGCCGCGTCCTGGCCAAACTGGACCTGCGCGACCGCGCGCAGGCGGTGATCTTCGCGTACGAGTCGGGGCTGGTGTCGCCGGGAGCCTGA